A window from Pseudomonas alloputida encodes these proteins:
- the catA gene encoding catechol 1,2-dioxygenase, translating into MTVNISHTAEVQQFFEQAAGFCNAAGNPRLKRIVQRLLQDTARLIEDLDISEDEFWHAVDYLNRLGGRGEAGLLVAGLGIEHFLDLLQDAKDQEAGRVGGTPRTIEGPLYVAGAPIAQGEVRMDDGSEEGVATVMFLEGQVLDPHGRPLPGATVDLWHANTRGTYSFFDQSQSAYNLRRRIVTDAQGRYRARSIVPSGYGCDPQGPTQECLDLLGRHGQRPAHVHFFISAPGYRHLTTQINLSGDKYLWDDFAYATRDGLVGEVVFVEGPDGRHAELKFDFQLQQAQGGADEQRSGRPRALQEA; encoded by the coding sequence ATGACCGTGAACATTTCCCATACTGCCGAGGTACAGCAGTTCTTCGAGCAGGCCGCAGGCTTTTGTAATGCGGCCGGCAACCCACGCCTCAAACGCATCGTGCAGCGCCTGCTGCAGGATACCGCGCGGCTGATCGAAGACCTGGACATCAGCGAAGACGAGTTCTGGCACGCCGTCGATTACCTCAACCGCCTGGGCGGTCGCGGCGAAGCCGGGTTGCTGGTGGCGGGGCTGGGCATCGAACACTTCCTCGACCTGCTGCAGGATGCCAAGGACCAGGAGGCAGGGCGCGTTGGCGGCACCCCACGCACCATCGAAGGCCCGTTGTACGTGGCTGGCGCACCGATTGCCCAAGGTGAAGTGCGCATGGACGACGGCAGCGAGGAGGGCGTGGCCACGGTGATGTTCCTGGAAGGCCAGGTGCTGGACCCGCACGGACGCCCGCTGCCGGGTGCCACGGTCGACCTGTGGCATGCCAATACCCGTGGTACCTACTCGTTCTTCGACCAAAGCCAGTCGGCGTACAACCTGCGTCGGCGCATCGTTACCGATGCCCAGGGGCGCTACCGCGCGCGCTCCATCGTGCCATCGGGCTATGGCTGCGACCCGCAGGGGCCAACCCAGGAATGCCTGGACCTGCTGGGCCGTCATGGCCAGCGCCCGGCGCACGTGCACTTCTTTATCTCGGCCCCAGGGTACCGGCACCTGACCACGCAGATAAACCTGTCGGGGGACAAGTACCTGTGGGATGACTTTGCCTATGCCACACGGGATGGGCTGGTCGGGGAGGTGGTGTTCGTCGAAGGGCCGGATGGTCGGCATGCCGAGCTGAAGTTCGACTTCCAGTTGCAGCAGGCCCAGGGCGGTGCCGATGAGCAGCGCAGCGGGCGGCCGCGAGCTTTGCAGGAGGCCTGA
- a CDS encoding MFS transporter — MRTLDVHPIIDNARFTPFHWMVMAWCGLLLIFDGYDLFIYGVVLPVIMKEWGLTPLQAGALGSYALFGMMFGALAFGSLADRIGRKKGIAICFALFSGATILNGFASNPSEFGIYRFIAGLGCGGLMPNAVALMNEYAPKRLRSTLVAIMFSGYSLGGMLSAGVGIFMLPRFGWESMFFAAAVPLLLLPVILYYLPESIGFLVRQGRIEEARTLLKRLDPDCDVQADDVLQAADRKGSGASVLELFRNGLAIRTLALWVAFFCCLLMVYALSSWLPKLMANAGYSLGSSLSFLLALNFGGMAGAILGGWLGDRYNLVKVKVAFFIAAALSISLLGVNSPMPVLYLLIFIAGATTIGTQILLYAGAAQMYGLSVRSTGLGWASGIGRNGAIVGPLLGGALMGINLPLQLNFIAFAIPGAIAALAMAVHLASGRRHAQTLAAQA; from the coding sequence ATGCGAACCCTTGATGTACACCCGATCATCGACAATGCGCGCTTTACCCCGTTTCACTGGATGGTCATGGCCTGGTGCGGCCTGCTGCTGATTTTCGACGGCTATGACCTGTTCATCTACGGTGTGGTACTGCCGGTCATCATGAAAGAGTGGGGCCTGACCCCGTTGCAGGCTGGTGCACTGGGCAGCTATGCGCTGTTCGGCATGATGTTCGGCGCCCTGGCCTTCGGCAGCCTGGCCGACCGCATCGGGCGCAAGAAGGGCATTGCCATCTGTTTCGCCTTGTTCTCGGGGGCGACCATCCTCAATGGCTTTGCCAGCAACCCGAGCGAGTTTGGCATCTACCGCTTCATCGCCGGCCTGGGCTGTGGCGGCCTGATGCCCAACGCCGTGGCACTGATGAACGAATACGCACCCAAGCGCCTGCGCAGCACGCTGGTGGCGATCATGTTCAGTGGTTATTCGCTGGGCGGCATGCTGTCGGCAGGTGTCGGCATCTTCATGCTGCCGCGTTTTGGCTGGGAGTCGATGTTCTTCGCCGCAGCGGTGCCACTGCTGCTGTTACCGGTGATTCTCTACTACCTGCCTGAATCCATCGGCTTCCTGGTACGCCAAGGCCGTATCGAGGAAGCACGCACATTGCTCAAACGGCTGGACCCGGACTGCGATGTCCAGGCCGATGATGTGCTTCAGGCGGCCGACCGCAAAGGCAGCGGCGCTTCGGTGCTGGAACTGTTCCGCAATGGCCTGGCGATTCGCACCCTGGCGCTGTGGGTTGCGTTCTTCTGCTGCCTGCTGATGGTCTACGCCCTGAGCTCCTGGCTGCCAAAGCTGATGGCCAACGCCGGCTACAGCCTGGGCTCAAGCCTGTCATTCCTGCTGGCACTGAACTTTGGCGGCATGGCCGGGGCGATCCTCGGCGGCTGGCTGGGTGACCGCTACAACCTGGTCAAGGTGAAGGTGGCGTTCTTCATTGCCGCCGCACTGTCGATCAGCCTGCTGGGGGTAAACAGCCCGATGCCGGTGCTGTACCTGCTGATCTTCATTGCCGGCGCCACCACCATTGGTACACAGATTCTGCTGTACGCCGGCGCTGCACAGATGTACGGCCTGTCGGTGCGCTCTACCGGCCTGGGCTGGGCCTCGGGCATCGGCCGTAATGGCGCCATCGTCGGCCCGCTGCTGGGCGGTGCGCTGATGGGCATCAACCTGCCACTGCAACTCAATTTCATCGCCTTTGCCATCCCTGGCGCCATCGCTGCGCTGGCCATGGCCGTGCACCTGGCCAGTGGTCGGCGCCACGCCCAGACCCTGGCGGCGCAGGCCTGA
- a CDS encoding 1,6-dihydroxycyclohexa-2,4-diene-1-carboxylate dehydrogenase — translation MNNRFQGKVALVTGAAQGIGRGVCWRLKAEGAQVVAVDRSELVHELAGEGMLTLTADLEQHADCARVMASAVETHGRLDILVNNVGGTIWAKPFEHYEVEQIEAEVRRSLFPTLWCCHAALPYMLERGSGAIVNVSSIATRGVNRVPYGAAKGGVNALTACLAFETAGRGIRVNATAPGGTEAPPRRVPRNSAEQTEQEKRWYQQIVDQTLDSSLMHRYGSIDEQVGAILFLASDEASYITGVTLPVGGGDLG, via the coding sequence ATGAACAACAGATTCCAAGGCAAGGTTGCCCTGGTCACCGGTGCCGCCCAAGGCATCGGCCGGGGCGTGTGCTGGCGGCTGAAGGCTGAAGGCGCGCAAGTGGTGGCGGTAGACCGTTCCGAGCTGGTCCACGAACTGGCTGGCGAGGGCATGCTCACCCTCACCGCCGACCTGGAACAACACGCCGATTGCGCCCGGGTCATGGCCAGCGCGGTGGAAACCCATGGCCGCCTGGACATCCTGGTCAACAACGTGGGCGGCACCATCTGGGCCAAGCCCTTCGAGCACTACGAAGTCGAGCAGATCGAGGCCGAGGTGCGCCGCTCGCTGTTCCCCACCCTGTGGTGCTGCCACGCCGCGCTGCCGTACATGCTCGAGCGTGGCAGTGGCGCCATCGTCAATGTCTCGTCCATCGCTACCCGCGGCGTCAACCGTGTGCCTTACGGCGCAGCCAAGGGTGGCGTCAACGCGCTCACTGCCTGCCTGGCCTTCGAAACCGCCGGCCGGGGCATCCGCGTCAACGCCACTGCGCCCGGCGGCACCGAAGCACCGCCCCGGCGCGTACCGCGCAACAGTGCAGAGCAAACCGAGCAGGAAAAGCGCTGGTACCAGCAGATCGTCGACCAGACCCTCGACAGCAGCCTGATGCACCGCTACGGCAGCATCGACGAGCAGGTGGGGGCCATTCTGTTCCTCGCGTCCGACGAAGCCTCGTACATCACCGGCGTGACCCTGCCGGTAGGGGGCGGCGACCTGGGCTGA
- the benC gene encoding benzoate 1,2-dioxygenase electron transfer component BenC yields MSYQIALNFEDGVTRFIEATGQETVADAAYRQGMNIPLDCRDGACGTCKCKAESGRYDLGDNFIEDALSEDEIAEGYVLTCQMRAESDCVIRIPASSQLCKTEQATFEAAISDVRQLSVSTIALSIKGEALSRLAFLPGQYVNLKVPGSEQSRAYSFSSLQKDGEVSFLIRNVPGGLMSSFLTNLAKAGDSLSLAGPLGSFYLRPIQRPLLLLAGGTGLAPFTAMLEKIAEQGSEHPLHLIYGVTNDFDLVELDRLQALAARIPNFTYSACVANPDSQYPQKGYVTQHIEPRHLNDGDVDVYLCGPPPMVEAVSQYVREQGITPANFYYEKFAAAA; encoded by the coding sequence ATGAGCTACCAGATCGCACTGAATTTCGAAGACGGGGTTACCCGTTTCATTGAGGCCACCGGTCAGGAAACCGTGGCCGACGCCGCTTACCGCCAAGGCATGAACATTCCGCTGGACTGCCGCGACGGCGCTTGCGGGACCTGCAAGTGCAAGGCTGAGTCCGGTCGTTATGACCTTGGCGACAACTTCATCGAAGACGCCTTGAGCGAAGACGAAATCGCCGAAGGTTACGTGCTGACGTGCCAGATGCGCGCCGAAAGCGACTGCGTCATCCGCATCCCGGCTTCGTCGCAGCTGTGCAAGACCGAGCAGGCCACTTTCGAGGCCGCCATCAGCGATGTGCGCCAACTGTCGGTCAGCACCATTGCCCTGTCGATCAAGGGTGAGGCCCTGAGCCGTCTGGCCTTCCTCCCGGGGCAGTACGTCAACCTGAAGGTTCCGGGTAGCGAGCAGAGCCGGGCCTACTCGTTCAGCTCGCTGCAGAAGGACGGCGAAGTCAGCTTCCTGATCCGCAACGTACCGGGTGGGCTGATGAGCAGCTTCCTGACCAACCTTGCCAAAGCTGGCGACAGCCTGAGCCTGGCCGGGCCGTTGGGCAGCTTCTACCTGCGGCCGATCCAGCGCCCGCTGTTGCTGCTGGCCGGTGGTACCGGGCTGGCACCGTTCACCGCGATGCTGGAGAAGATCGCCGAGCAGGGCAGCGAGCACCCGCTGCACCTGATCTACGGCGTGACCAACGACTTTGATCTGGTCGAACTCGACCGCCTGCAAGCGCTGGCGGCACGTATCCCCAACTTCACCTACAGCGCCTGCGTCGCCAACCCGGACAGCCAGTACCCGCAGAAGGGCTATGTCACCCAGCACATCGAGCCACGCCACCTCAATGACGGCGATGTGGATGTGTACCTGTGCGGCCCGCCACCCATGGTGGAAGCGGTCAGCCAGTACGTGCGTGAGCAGGGCATTACCCCGGCCAACTTCTACTACGAGAAGTTTGCGGCTGCGGCCTGA